A genomic stretch from Solanum stenotomum isolate F172 chromosome 8, ASM1918654v1, whole genome shotgun sequence includes:
- the LOC125872467 gene encoding uncharacterized protein LOC125872467 produces MSLATIFLFLFFLSVVVSANEKTSAYEELQHYDFPIGILPKGVIGYELNSKTGEFSAYLNGSCKFMLSSYELYYKPVIKGVISKGRLMKLSGVTVKVVFLWVNIVEVRRRDDNLQFSVGFTSANFPIRSFDKCPRCECGLHCVNEGDGEFRQKLLVSSS; encoded by the coding sequence ATGTCTTTAGCAACCATATTCTtgttcctcttcttcctttctGTTGTTGTTTCAGCCAATGAGAAGACATCAGCCTATGAAGAGCTTCAACACTATGACTTCCCAATTGGCATTCTTCCTAAAGGGGTGATAGGCTATGAGTTGAACTCAAAAACAGGCGAGTTCTCGGCGTATCTCAATGGCTCATGTAAGTTCATGTTGAGTTCATATGAGCTATATTATAAACCTGTGATAAAAGGAGTTATATCAAAAGGGAGGCTAATGAAATTGAGTGGTGTTACTGTTAAAGTTGTATTTCTATGGGTTAACATTGTTGAGGTTAGGAGAAGAGATGACAATCTCCAATTCTCTGTTGGATTTACTTCTGCAAATTTTCCTATTAGGAGCTTTGACAAATGCCCTCGTTGTGAATGTGGATTGCATTGTGTTAACGAGGGTGATGGGGAGTTCAGGCAAAAGCTCCTCGTGTCTTCCTCGTAG